The Thermomicrobiales bacterium genome includes a window with the following:
- the lgt gene encoding prolipoprotein diacylglyceryl transferase: MRIHIGMDPNLVTIGPFVLAWHGLLTVLAIFVAVWFVERGMRERNISVAGFDSFVLIAIAGGIIGARVFYLIDHFGFYIDNPGEAIKINEGGLAIYGAVIGGFITVAILCKLRSYPFLRMIDIIAPGLVIAQAIGRIGCAINGDAWGAETDWPFAFVYTNPDAIIPNRLLNVPTHPYPVYDMIMCLGIFAIIWPLRKRGLPGGAIFATYALLYGVTRFIISYVREERVWFWGLQEAQVVSLAVILVSSIALIWLLRRPADDIEANVASVQSDVAVSE, from the coding sequence ATGCGCATCCACATCGGTATGGATCCGAACCTCGTCACGATCGGTCCGTTCGTGCTGGCGTGGCACGGTCTCCTCACGGTCCTTGCCATCTTCGTCGCTGTCTGGTTCGTTGAGCGCGGCATGCGCGAACGCAACATCTCGGTGGCAGGCTTCGACTCGTTCGTCCTGATCGCGATTGCCGGCGGCATCATCGGCGCGCGCGTGTTCTACCTGATCGATCATTTCGGGTTCTACATCGACAATCCGGGTGAGGCGATCAAGATCAACGAGGGCGGGCTGGCTATCTATGGCGCGGTGATCGGTGGCTTCATCACCGTCGCGATCCTGTGCAAGCTGCGCTCGTATCCGTTCCTGCGCATGATCGACATCATCGCGCCGGGGTTGGTGATTGCGCAGGCCATTGGCCGCATCGGCTGCGCGATCAACGGCGATGCCTGGGGTGCCGAGACTGACTGGCCGTTTGCGTTCGTCTATACCAACCCGGATGCCATCATCCCGAATCGGCTGCTGAACGTCCCGACGCACCCGTATCCGGTCTACGACATGATCATGTGCCTCGGCATCTTTGCCATCATCTGGCCGTTGCGCAAGCGTGGTTTGCCGGGCGGAGCGATCTTCGCCACCTACGCGCTGCTATACGGCGTCACGCGCTTCATTATCTCGTACGTACGCGAGGAACGCGTCTGGTTCTGGGGCCTGCAGGAGGCGCAAGTCGTCTCGCTCGCCGTCATCCTCGTCTCGAGCATCGCCCTCATCTGGCTGCTGCGTCGGCCGGCTGATGATATCGAGGCCAATGTCGCGTCCGTACAGTCTGACGTAGCCGTCAGCGAGTAG
- a CDS encoding ABC transporter permease encodes MPLVGVLLALGFWQLLWMRHTIPAYMLPSPASVGEKWWLLYRNGVLWHHTSVTLKEALLGFAVAFVVGVGLGYPLARFDTFDALFGPYVAVSQAMPVIAFAPLLVVWFGLGLLPKVIICALIVFFPILINTVVGLRSIDPTLIEATWSLGGNGWQTLLYVEIPLMLRPLLGGIKMGLTLSMTGAMVGEFVSSSAGLGYMMTLGRTAYDIPMVYVAALMMSLVATLGYLGVSLLERLLITWE; translated from the coding sequence ATGCCGCTGGTCGGTGTGCTGCTGGCGCTGGGATTCTGGCAACTGCTGTGGATGCGCCACACCATCCCGGCCTACATGCTGCCGTCGCCCGCATCGGTCGGCGAGAAGTGGTGGCTGCTCTATCGCAACGGTGTGCTCTGGCATCACACCAGCGTCACGCTGAAGGAGGCGCTGCTCGGGTTTGCCGTTGCGTTCGTTGTCGGCGTCGGTCTTGGCTATCCGCTGGCGCGCTTCGATACGTTCGATGCGCTGTTCGGCCCCTACGTCGCCGTCTCGCAGGCAATGCCGGTGATCGCGTTCGCGCCATTGCTGGTTGTCTGGTTCGGGTTGGGGCTGCTGCCGAAGGTCATTATCTGCGCGCTGATCGTCTTCTTCCCGATCCTCATTAACACCGTCGTCGGGCTGCGCTCGATCGACCCGACGCTGATCGAAGCGACCTGGAGCCTGGGTGGCAACGGCTGGCAGACCTTGCTCTACGTCGAAATCCCGCTGATGCTGCGACCGTTGCTGGGCGGGATCAAGATGGGGCTGACCCTCTCAATGACCGGCGCAATGGTGGGAGAGTTTGTCTCATCCAGCGCCGGACTCGGCTACATGATGACGCTCGGTCGCACTGCCTACGATATCCCGATGGTCTATGTCGCGGCGCTGATGATGTCGCTGGTCGCCACACTCGGCTACCTCGGCGTCAGCCTGCTGGAACGGCTCCTTATCACCTGGGAGTAA
- a CDS encoding sigma-70 family RNA polymerase sigma factor, whose product MSRVCEGDTAALEALYSRYARVVYSFAVRIVGDGATAEEILQEAFVRTWRQAETYRTVRGTFASWLLSITHNLAIDELRRRQRRPQRVDGTDVHEVMNGLVDDAANVEEAAEAALLRERVGRALATLPEAQRIAIELAFYQSMSQREIAAHLDEPLGTIKTRLRLGMQKLKDALADEA is encoded by the coding sequence GTGAGCCGCGTGTGTGAAGGCGACACGGCGGCTCTGGAAGCGCTCTATAGCCGGTACGCGCGGGTGGTCTATTCGTTTGCTGTGCGTATCGTCGGCGATGGAGCGACTGCGGAAGAGATCCTGCAAGAGGCGTTCGTACGAACCTGGCGACAGGCGGAGACGTATCGCACCGTCCGTGGAACCTTTGCCAGCTGGTTATTGAGCATCACCCATAACCTGGCGATTGACGAGCTGCGCCGCCGTCAGCGGCGACCGCAACGAGTCGACGGCACTGACGTTCATGAAGTGATGAACGGTCTCGTCGATGACGCGGCCAATGTTGAAGAAGCCGCTGAAGCGGCGCTGCTTCGGGAACGTGTTGGCAGAGCGCTGGCAACGCTGCCCGAAGCACAACGAATCGCCATCGAGCTGGCGTTCTACCAGTCGATGTCGCAGCGAGAGATCGCAGCACATCTGGATGAGCCGCTCGGCACGATCAAAACCCGGCTCCGGCTGGGTATGCAGAAGCTGAAAGATGCACTCGCCGACGAGGCGTAG
- a CDS encoding anti-sigma factor, with translation MNRQTNSALIVAVDLPEPKPGEHYVAWMRFPNGSDYARGGELRVDPDGGRATLVIDPFGWVASYEAVVVTVEADTESGDPTGPSLLTATISAQ, from the coding sequence GTGAACCGCCAGACGAACAGCGCGTTGATCGTCGCTGTCGATCTGCCGGAGCCCAAGCCGGGCGAGCACTACGTCGCCTGGATGCGCTTCCCGAACGGGAGCGACTATGCGCGCGGCGGAGAGCTGCGGGTCGATCCTGATGGTGGTCGGGCGACGCTGGTGATTGACCCGTTCGGCTGGGTAGCCAGCTACGAGGCTGTGGTGGTGACAGTTGAGGCCGACACTGAAAGTGGCGATCCAACCGGTCCCAGCCTGCTCACCGCCACGATCAGCGCGCAGTGA